In the Mycolicibacter sp. MU0102 genome, one interval contains:
- a CDS encoding RidA family protein: protein MKVVIPEWMKPIYANFHYAPAVIVGDQLRCSGMIGIRPDLSVPEDPTEQITLAFENLRGLLGEVGLTFADVVEMTTYHVGLSAQIDRFIAVKDTYVAAPYPAWTAVGISELAIPGAVVEIRITAELS from the coding sequence ATGAAGGTCGTGATTCCCGAGTGGATGAAGCCGATCTACGCCAACTTTCACTACGCGCCGGCCGTCATCGTCGGAGATCAGCTGCGCTGCTCGGGCATGATCGGCATCCGGCCGGACCTGTCCGTGCCGGAAGACCCGACCGAGCAGATCACCCTGGCCTTCGAGAATCTGCGCGGTCTGCTCGGCGAGGTGGGCCTGACCTTCGCCGACGTCGTTGAGATGACCACCTACCACGTCGGGCTCTCTGCGCAGATCGACCGATTCATCGCTGTCAAGGACACCTACGTGGCCGCCCCGTACCCCGCGTGGACAGCCGTCGGGATCTCCGAACTGGCCATCCCGGGGGCGGTGGTTGAAATTCGGATCACCGCAGAGCTGAGCTGA
- a CDS encoding MarR family winged helix-turn-helix transcriptional regulator has product MPLPDEVYSRLLAFRTRLRRFERWSADQAQAAGLTPAQHQLLLAIRGHGDSRGPTVGDIAEYLLLRHHSAGELIQRAEAAGLVTRVRDSGDQRVIRLQLTETAAQCLQSLTELHVKELERFSAESPLGL; this is encoded by the coding sequence GTGCCACTGCCTGACGAGGTCTATTCCCGACTGCTTGCGTTCCGCACGCGGTTGCGGCGCTTTGAGCGGTGGAGCGCCGACCAGGCGCAAGCGGCCGGACTCACCCCTGCGCAGCACCAGTTGCTGCTGGCGATCCGGGGCCACGGTGACTCGCGAGGGCCGACGGTCGGCGACATCGCGGAATACCTGCTGTTGCGCCACCACAGTGCCGGAGAGCTGATCCAGCGGGCCGAAGCGGCCGGCCTGGTCACCCGGGTCCGCGACAGCGGCGACCAGCGGGTGATCCGGCTTCAGCTCACCGAAACGGCGGCGCAATGCCTGCAATCGCTGACCGAACTGCACGTCAAGGAGCTCGAGAGGTTCTCCGCGGAGTCCCCACTGGGGCTGTGA
- the typA gene encoding translational GTPase TypA, with protein sequence MNFRNVAIVAHVDHGKTTLVDAMLRQSGALQERGEAQERVMDSGDLEREKGITILAKNTAVHRHHPDGTVTVINVIDTPGHADFGGEVERGLSMVDGVVLLVDASEGPLPQTRFVLRKALAAHLPVILVVNKTDRPDARIAEVVDASHDLLLDVASDLDDEAQAAAEHALGLPTLYASGRAGVASTTAPADGQIPDGDNLDPLFDVLLEHVPPPSGDPEAPLQALVTNLDASPFLGRLALIRVYNGRIRKGQQVAWMREVDGEPVTTTAKITELLVTEGVERTPTEEAGAGDIVAVAGIGDIMIGDTLADLATPVALPRITVDEPAISVTIGTNSSPLAGKVSGHKLTARMVKSRLDTELIGNVSVRVVDIGRPDAWEVQGRGELALAILVEQMRREGFELTVGKPQVVTRKVDGKVHEPFEHLTVDCPEEYVGAITQLAAGRKGRMTEMANHTTGWVRMEFIIPSRGLIGWRTDFLTETRGTGIANAVFEGYQPWAGEIRARHTGSLVSDRAGSITPFALIQLADRGQFFVEPGQDTYQGMVVGINPRAEDLDINVTKEKKLTNMRSSTADVMETLARPIELDLEQAMEFCAADECVEVTPEVVRVRKVELDSTLRARSRSRAKNL encoded by the coding sequence GTGAACTTTCGTAACGTCGCCATCGTCGCGCACGTAGACCACGGCAAGACGACTCTGGTCGACGCCATGCTCCGCCAGTCTGGCGCCCTGCAGGAACGCGGTGAGGCGCAAGAGCGCGTCATGGACTCCGGGGACCTGGAGCGGGAAAAGGGCATCACGATCCTGGCCAAGAACACGGCCGTGCATCGCCACCACCCCGATGGAACCGTCACCGTCATCAACGTGATCGACACCCCGGGCCACGCCGACTTCGGCGGCGAGGTGGAGCGCGGGCTGTCGATGGTCGACGGCGTGGTCCTGCTGGTCGACGCGTCCGAGGGGCCGCTGCCGCAGACCCGATTCGTACTGCGCAAGGCGCTGGCCGCGCACCTGCCGGTGATCCTGGTGGTCAACAAGACCGACCGGCCCGACGCCCGTATCGCCGAGGTGGTCGACGCCAGCCACGACCTGCTGCTCGATGTGGCCAGTGACCTCGATGACGAGGCGCAGGCCGCCGCGGAACACGCCCTGGGATTGCCCACGCTGTATGCCTCCGGCCGGGCCGGGGTGGCCAGCACCACCGCGCCCGCCGACGGTCAGATTCCGGATGGCGACAACCTCGACCCGCTGTTCGACGTGCTGCTCGAGCACGTCCCGCCGCCCTCGGGTGACCCGGAGGCGCCGCTGCAGGCGTTGGTCACCAACCTCGATGCCTCGCCATTCCTGGGCCGGCTCGCTTTGATCCGGGTCTACAACGGCCGCATCCGCAAGGGCCAGCAGGTTGCCTGGATGCGGGAGGTCGACGGCGAACCGGTGACCACCACGGCGAAGATCACCGAGCTGCTGGTCACCGAGGGTGTCGAACGCACCCCGACCGAAGAGGCCGGCGCCGGGGACATCGTCGCCGTGGCCGGTATCGGCGACATCATGATCGGTGACACGTTGGCCGATCTGGCCACTCCGGTCGCGCTGCCACGCATCACCGTCGACGAGCCGGCGATCTCGGTGACGATCGGCACCAACTCCTCGCCGCTGGCGGGCAAGGTCTCCGGCCACAAGTTGACCGCGCGGATGGTCAAGTCACGTCTGGACACCGAGCTGATCGGCAACGTCTCGGTCCGGGTGGTCGACATCGGCCGTCCCGACGCCTGGGAGGTGCAGGGACGTGGCGAGTTGGCTCTGGCCATCCTGGTCGAGCAGATGCGCCGCGAGGGCTTCGAGCTGACCGTCGGCAAGCCGCAGGTGGTGACCCGCAAGGTCGACGGCAAGGTGCACGAGCCGTTCGAGCACCTCACCGTCGACTGCCCCGAGGAGTACGTCGGTGCCATCACCCAGCTCGCGGCCGGCCGCAAGGGCCGGATGACCGAGATGGCCAACCACACCACCGGGTGGGTGCGGATGGAGTTCATCATCCCCAGCCGTGGCCTGATCGGTTGGCGCACCGACTTCCTCACCGAGACGCGCGGCACCGGTATCGCCAATGCGGTGTTCGAGGGCTACCAGCCGTGGGCCGGCGAGATCCGCGCCCGCCACACCGGGTCGCTGGTGTCCGACCGGGCCGGGTCCATCACCCCGTTCGCGCTGATCCAGTTGGCCGACCGTGGGCAGTTCTTCGTCGAGCCGGGCCAGGACACCTACCAAGGCATGGTGGTGGGGATCAATCCTCGGGCCGAGGACCTCGACATCAATGTCACCAAGGAGAAGAAGCTCACCAACATGCGGTCGTCGACGGCCGACGTGATGGAGACGCTGGCCCGACCGATCGAGCTTGATCTGGAACAGGCGATGGAGTTCTGCGCGGCCGACGAGTGCGTCGAGGTCACCCCCGAAGTGGTCCGGGTCCGCAAGGTCGAACTGGACTCAACGCTGCGGGCGCGCAGCCGCTCCCGGGCCAAGAACCTCTAG
- a CDS encoding ABC transporter family substrate-binding protein has protein sequence MAVPRPARRAHVTAGALVSATMLVLTQALSSCTVNPPPAPQSTETPKSAAPPPPRISQIIMGIDSIGAGFNPHLRSDLSAVTAAISALVLPSTFRPIPDSSTPTGSRWEMDPTLLVSATVTSEAPFTVTYRIRPEASWTDNAPIAADDFWYLWQQMVTQPGVVDPAGYDLITGVHSVEGGKQVVVTFAKPYPAWRELFNNIVPAHIVKDVPGGFPAGLARALPVTGGQFRVENIDPQRDAILLARNDRYWGPPAKPDLVLFRRAGSAAALADSIRNGDTQVAQVHGGSAAFAQLSVIPGVQTTRVVTPRIMQLALRAAEPKLTDVRVRRAILGLLDVGLLATVGAGSDNTVTLDQAQIRTPSDPGYVPTAPPAMSESAALALLQAAGYRVEKDAPPSALVPPAGSATGVPHPPEITRGRISKGGEQLSLVIGVAANDPTSQAVANTAADQLRNVGVAATVLALDPVKLYREALVTHQVDAIVGWQQAGGDLATLLASRYGCGALAPTTVPTSVSPVPGSSATSAPQPPAPAPATTTSKVPPRSAAPGALIQAPSNITGLCDRAIQAEIDAAIDGSKSIGDVIASVEPRLWNMATVLPILQDTTIVAVGPSVTNVSLTGAVPVGIVGGAGNWVKLP, from the coding sequence GTGGCCGTGCCGAGACCAGCCCGCCGCGCCCATGTCACGGCGGGGGCACTGGTTTCGGCGACGATGCTGGTGCTGACGCAGGCGCTCTCGTCGTGCACGGTGAACCCGCCGCCGGCGCCGCAGAGCACCGAGACGCCGAAGAGCGCAGCGCCGCCGCCTCCGCGAATCAGCCAGATCATCATGGGCATCGATTCCATCGGGGCCGGCTTCAATCCCCACCTGCGTTCGGACCTGTCGGCGGTCACCGCGGCGATCAGCGCGCTGGTACTGCCCAGCACGTTTCGGCCCATCCCGGACTCCAGTACCCCCACCGGATCGCGGTGGGAGATGGACCCGACGCTGTTGGTGTCGGCCACCGTGACTTCCGAGGCGCCGTTCACGGTGACCTACCGGATCCGGCCCGAGGCGTCCTGGACCGACAACGCGCCGATCGCGGCCGACGACTTCTGGTACCTGTGGCAGCAGATGGTCACCCAGCCCGGTGTCGTCGACCCGGCGGGCTATGACCTGATCACCGGTGTGCATTCCGTCGAAGGCGGCAAGCAGGTGGTGGTCACTTTCGCCAAGCCGTACCCGGCGTGGCGGGAACTGTTCAACAACATCGTCCCGGCGCACATCGTCAAGGACGTGCCCGGCGGATTCCCCGCCGGCCTGGCGCGGGCCCTGCCGGTCACCGGTGGTCAGTTCCGGGTGGAGAACATCGACCCGCAGCGCGACGCGATCCTGCTCGCCCGCAACGACCGCTACTGGGGCCCGCCGGCCAAGCCGGACCTGGTCTTGTTCCGCCGCGCTGGGTCAGCGGCAGCGCTAGCCGACTCCATCCGTAATGGGGACACTCAGGTGGCTCAGGTGCACGGCGGCTCGGCGGCGTTCGCGCAGCTGTCGGTGATCCCCGGGGTACAGACCACCCGGGTGGTCACGCCCCGCATCATGCAGCTCGCGCTGCGGGCAGCGGAACCCAAGCTGACCGATGTGCGGGTGCGCCGGGCCATTCTGGGACTGCTCGACGTCGGCCTGCTGGCCACGGTGGGCGCCGGCAGCGACAACACGGTCACCTTGGACCAGGCCCAGATCCGCACCCCAAGCGACCCCGGCTATGTGCCCACCGCACCGCCGGCGATGTCCGAATCGGCCGCGCTGGCACTGTTGCAGGCGGCCGGCTACCGAGTCGAAAAGGATGCGCCGCCGTCCGCGCTGGTTCCCCCGGCCGGCTCCGCCACCGGTGTGCCGCACCCGCCGGAGATCACCCGGGGGCGGATCAGCAAGGGCGGGGAACAGCTGTCGCTGGTCATCGGGGTGGCGGCCAACGATCCGACCTCGCAGGCCGTGGCCAACACCGCTGCCGACCAGTTGCGCAACGTCGGTGTTGCCGCCACAGTCCTCGCGCTGGACCCGGTGAAGCTCTACCGGGAAGCACTGGTCACCCACCAGGTCGATGCGATCGTCGGCTGGCAGCAGGCCGGCGGCGACCTGGCGACGCTGCTGGCTTCGCGCTACGGCTGCGGTGCATTGGCTCCCACAACGGTGCCCACCTCGGTCAGCCCGGTACCGGGGTCATCGGCGACTTCCGCCCCGCAGCCCCCGGCGCCCGCACCGGCCACGACGACCTCGAAGGTTCCGCCCCGCTCCGCCGCGCCCGGGGCGCTGATACAGGCTCCGTCGAATATCACCGGCCTCTGCGACCGTGCCATCCAGGCTGAGATCGATGCGGCCATCGATGGCAGCAAGTCCATCGGCGACGTGATCGCCTCCGTTGAACCCCGGCTGTGGAATATGGCGACGGTGCTGCCGATCCTGCAGGACACCACGATCGTGGCCGTGGGTCCGAGCGTGACCAACGTCAGCCTGACCGGGGCGGTACCGGTGGGCATCGTCGGCGGGGCCGGAAACTGGGTCAAGCTGCCCTAG
- the mshB gene encoding N-acetyl-1-D-myo-inositol-2-amino-2-deoxy-alpha-D-glucopyranoside deacetylase, with product MPRLLFVHAHPDDETLTTGATIAHYAARGADVHVVTCTLGEEGEVIGDRWARLAVDGADQLGGYRIGELTAALQALGAGPPQFLGGAGRWRDSGMTGTPARRQQRFIDADDAETVGALAAIVRKLRPHVVVTYDPNGGYGHPDHIHAHHVTTAALAAAAEDGSEPGWATPKFYWTVTAGSARRTALQELRDADRLPHWTAAAAAAAQAVGDFSDDRIDAVIEAAEARAAKVAAMNAHATQITVGPTGRAFALSNNVVQPILDAEHYVLVAGDPGPRDSRGWETDLLAGLRLDDDGHKVGSC from the coding sequence ATTCCACGGTTGCTGTTCGTGCATGCCCACCCCGATGACGAAACCCTGACCACCGGGGCGACGATCGCCCACTACGCCGCCCGCGGCGCCGACGTGCATGTGGTGACCTGCACGCTGGGGGAGGAGGGCGAGGTCATCGGGGACCGTTGGGCGCGCCTGGCGGTGGACGGGGCCGACCAATTGGGCGGCTATCGGATTGGTGAACTGACTGCGGCGCTGCAGGCGTTGGGAGCCGGCCCGCCGCAGTTTCTCGGCGGCGCGGGACGCTGGCGTGACTCGGGGATGACGGGCACCCCGGCGCGCCGACAGCAGCGGTTCATCGACGCCGACGACGCCGAGACCGTCGGGGCGCTGGCCGCCATCGTCCGGAAGCTACGCCCGCACGTGGTCGTCACCTACGACCCGAACGGTGGGTACGGCCATCCCGACCACATACACGCCCATCACGTCACCACCGCGGCGCTGGCCGCAGCGGCAGAGGACGGCTCCGAACCCGGGTGGGCCACGCCGAAGTTCTACTGGACGGTGACCGCCGGCAGCGCCCGACGAACGGCCCTGCAAGAGCTGCGAGACGCCGATCGGCTGCCGCATTGGACGGCGGCCGCTGCGGCGGCCGCGCAGGCTGTTGGGGACTTCTCCGACGACCGGATCGATGCGGTGATCGAGGCCGCGGAGGCACGCGCGGCCAAGGTGGCAGCCATGAACGCTCACGCCACCCAGATCACCGTCGGGCCGACCGGCCGGGCGTTCGCGTTGTCGAACAACGTGGTTCAGCCGATCTTGGACGCTGAGCATTACGTCCTGGTCGCCGGTGATCCCGGTCCGCGCGACAGCCGGGGATGGGAAACCGATCTCCTGGCCGGACTTCGCCTCGATGACGACGGTCACAAGGTAGGCTCCTGCTGA
- a CDS encoding bifunctional FO biosynthesis protein CofGH, translating into MREIPDAGDARMTNSSALRRVLRRARDGVLLNPEETAIALTARGGDLADLCASAARVRDAGLVSGGRRGPGGRLPVSYSRKVFIPVTHLCRDTCHYCTFVTVPGVLRAQGKQMYLGPDEILDIARRGAELGCKEALFTLGDRPEDRWPEARQWLDERGYDSTLAYVRAMAILVLEETGLLPHLNPGVMSWSEMSRLKPVAPSMGMMLETTSRRLFETKGLAHYGSPDKDPVVRLRTLADAGRLSIPFTTGLLVGIGETLAERADTLHAIRKVHKEFGHIQEVIVQNFRAKEHTAMAAVPDTGFEDFLATVAATRLVLGPKMRVQAPPNLVSAEECLALIGAGVDDWGGVSPLTPDHVNPERPWPALDDLAAITEQAGYDLVQRLTAQPDYVLAGAAWIDPRVRPHVTALADPDTGWARDINPVGLAWQEPDEVQSAGRVDLHTAIDVDGRATETRSDLGSAFGDWESIREQINDLAARAPERVDTDVLAALRSAERDPAGCTDAEYLALATADGPAMDAVAALADSLRRDAVGDDVTYVVNRNINFTNICYVGCRFCAFAQRKGDADAFSLSNAEVGERAYEAHLAGATEVCMQGGIDPELPVTGYADLVRAVKARVPSMHVHAFSPMEITNGVSKSGLSIREWLISLREAGLGSIPGTAAEILDDEIRWVLTKGKLPTSMWVEVVSTAHEVGLRSSSTMMYGHIDSPRHWVGHLRVLRGIQDRTGGFTEFVPLPFVHQSSPLYLAGGARPGPSHRDNRAVHALARIMLHGRIPNIQTSWVKLGVERTQVMLNGGANDLGGTLMEETISRMAGSEHGSAKTIAELTTIAEGIGRPARQRSTDYAPLAI; encoded by the coding sequence ATGCGCGAGATTCCGGATGCGGGTGACGCGCGGATGACGAACTCGTCGGCACTGCGCCGCGTACTGCGACGGGCCCGCGACGGCGTGCTCCTCAATCCCGAGGAAACCGCGATCGCCCTGACCGCGCGCGGCGGCGACCTGGCCGACCTGTGTGCGAGCGCCGCCCGGGTCCGAGACGCCGGTTTGGTGTCGGGAGGCCGGCGCGGGCCGGGCGGACGGCTGCCGGTCAGTTACTCGCGCAAGGTGTTCATCCCGGTCACCCACCTGTGCCGCGACACCTGCCACTACTGCACCTTCGTCACCGTGCCCGGCGTGCTGCGAGCGCAGGGTAAGCAGATGTATCTGGGACCCGACGAGATCCTCGACATCGCCCGCCGCGGCGCCGAGTTGGGTTGCAAGGAGGCGCTGTTCACGCTGGGCGACCGGCCCGAGGACCGCTGGCCCGAGGCGCGGCAGTGGCTCGACGAGCGCGGCTATGACAGCACGCTGGCCTACGTACGCGCGATGGCCATCTTGGTGCTGGAGGAGACCGGCCTGCTGCCGCACCTGAACCCAGGGGTGATGAGCTGGTCGGAGATGTCGCGACTCAAGCCGGTGGCGCCGTCGATGGGCATGATGCTCGAGACCACCTCCCGGCGGCTGTTCGAGACCAAAGGCCTGGCGCACTACGGCAGCCCGGACAAGGATCCGGTGGTGCGCCTGCGCACGCTGGCCGACGCGGGCCGGCTCTCGATCCCGTTCACCACCGGCCTGTTGGTCGGCATCGGTGAGACGCTCGCCGAGCGGGCCGACACCCTGCACGCGATCCGCAAGGTGCACAAGGAGTTCGGGCACATCCAGGAAGTCATCGTGCAGAACTTCCGGGCCAAGGAGCACACCGCGATGGCGGCGGTGCCCGACACAGGTTTCGAGGATTTCCTGGCTACGGTGGCGGCGACCCGGCTGGTGCTGGGCCCCAAGATGCGGGTGCAGGCACCGCCCAACCTGGTGTCGGCCGAGGAATGCCTGGCGCTGATCGGCGCCGGGGTCGACGACTGGGGCGGGGTGTCGCCGCTGACCCCCGACCACGTCAATCCGGAGCGACCCTGGCCGGCACTGGACGACCTGGCCGCCATCACCGAACAAGCCGGCTACGACCTGGTACAGCGACTCACCGCGCAGCCCGACTACGTGCTGGCCGGTGCGGCGTGGATCGATCCGCGCGTACGCCCACACGTGACGGCGCTGGCCGACCCGGACACCGGCTGGGCCCGCGACATCAATCCGGTCGGCCTGGCCTGGCAGGAACCCGACGAGGTGCAGTCCGCCGGCCGGGTGGATCTGCACACCGCGATCGACGTCGACGGCCGGGCCACCGAGACGCGCAGTGATCTGGGCAGCGCCTTCGGGGACTGGGAGTCCATCCGCGAGCAGATCAACGACCTGGCGGCTCGTGCGCCCGAACGCGTCGACACCGATGTGCTGGCCGCGCTGCGTTCAGCCGAGCGTGACCCGGCCGGCTGCACCGATGCCGAGTATCTGGCATTGGCCACCGCGGACGGGCCGGCCATGGATGCCGTTGCCGCCCTGGCCGATTCGCTGCGCCGAGACGCCGTCGGCGACGACGTGACCTACGTGGTCAACCGCAACATCAACTTCACCAACATCTGCTACGTCGGCTGCCGGTTCTGTGCCTTCGCCCAGCGCAAGGGCGACGCCGACGCATTTTCGCTGTCGAACGCCGAGGTCGGCGAACGTGCCTACGAGGCGCATCTGGCCGGCGCCACCGAAGTCTGCATGCAGGGCGGCATCGATCCGGAGCTGCCGGTCACCGGCTATGCCGATCTGGTCCGCGCGGTCAAGGCGCGGGTGCCGTCGATGCACGTGCACGCGTTCTCTCCGATGGAGATCACCAACGGGGTGTCCAAGAGCGGCTTGAGCATTCGAGAGTGGCTGATCAGCCTGCGTGAGGCGGGCCTGGGCAGCATCCCGGGGACCGCCGCCGAAATCCTCGACGACGAGATCCGCTGGGTGCTCACCAAAGGCAAGCTGCCGACCTCGATGTGGGTGGAGGTGGTCAGCACCGCCCACGAGGTGGGGCTGCGGTCCAGCTCGACGATGATGTACGGCCACATCGATTCCCCGCGGCACTGGGTCGGACACCTGCGGGTGTTGCGTGGCATTCAGGACCGCACCGGTGGTTTCACCGAGTTTGTGCCGTTGCCGTTCGTGCATCAGAGCTCGCCGCTGTATCTGGCCGGCGGGGCACGGCCCGGCCCGAGTCATCGCGACAACCGCGCGGTGCACGCGTTGGCGCGGATCATGCTGCACGGGCGGATTCCCAACATCCAGACCAGCTGGGTCAAATTGGGAGTGGAGCGCACCCAGGTGATGCTCAACGGTGGAGCCAACGACCTGGGCGGCACGCTCATGGAAGAGACCATCTCTCGGATGGCCGGTTCCGAGCACGGGTCGGCCAAGACCATCGCGGAGCTGACGACGATCGCCGAGGGGATCGGCCGCCCGGCCCGTCAGCGCAGCACCGACTACGCACCGCTAGCGATCTGA
- a CDS encoding PE family protein, which produces MHLFGRVLIGDGIDGFTGTNDSVFGSSGAFGDLGDGGFLFGDGGTGAAGADGGDAGWIGNGGDGGAGLDSTDIEAAGGNGGNGGNGGWLLGDGGAGGAGGAGFNGIDGIGGNGGHGGNGGAAGYLFGDGGIGGAGGAGGRGADGIAAILDGRATDGADRSIQPALNAPGQNGGNGTNGTLNDTGAQAGGNGGNGQASLSDDALTNAVGGNGGKGGTGATGADGGNGADGGSAHAITGATATGGNGGNGATGGNGVAGFAGGSGGDGGAGGRSAVFGAAGIGGIGGAGGNGGAGTAAGNGGNAGNGGNATGTTADHTTIDNAVTATGGNGGDGGTGGTGGAGGNGGAGGNGGAGGKTGIFGLRSPASDGNGGAGGNGGDSGTGGNGGNAGNAGDGTTQGGNGGNGGNGGDAGTIGQGGQGGHGATTGANGTDGRYGGSDDAFSGNGGNGGNGGNGYLTADNTTSGTGGNAGNGGAGGNIGNGGNGGNGGNGSAGTNGVNPAFNQTGAATRGTNGKLNGAPDGSGDGSSGTAGANGSTVGQRGGDGGYGGAGEMTQFWPGTINGGNGGDGGNGADHANGGIGGRGGDALADTVNYGSTAHGGDGGDGGNGGAGGNGGTGGNGGDQGSDFGTGGDGGNGGDGANGGNGGRGGYALTLGYPTSGIGNTGGYGGDGGAGGDGAAGTAGGAGGAGGTGGAGGVIRGDGGIGGAGGNGAAGGNGDSGGNGGNGGNGGDGRGICGCSISGNGGDGGDGGAGGDGGAGGAGGAGGIALGAGNDGAHGEGGTGGVGGTGGAGGSGGARGAAGEIPSGGYKGSVGNLGLNGADGKTGATGSNGWSGPPAA; this is translated from the coding sequence GTGCATTTGTTCGGCCGCGTCCTCATCGGCGACGGCATCGACGGCTTCACCGGAACCAATGACTCAGTGTTCGGCAGCTCAGGGGCCTTCGGGGACCTCGGCGACGGCGGCTTCCTGTTCGGAGACGGCGGCACCGGAGCGGCCGGCGCCGACGGCGGCGACGCCGGATGGATCGGCAACGGCGGCGACGGCGGCGCTGGCCTGGACAGCACCGATATCGAGGCCGCCGGCGGCAACGGCGGCAACGGAGGAAACGGCGGCTGGCTTTTGGGCGACGGCGGGGCCGGCGGAGCCGGCGGCGCGGGCTTCAACGGAATCGACGGAATCGGCGGCAACGGCGGCCATGGCGGCAACGGCGGCGCCGCCGGCTACCTATTCGGCGACGGCGGCATTGGCGGTGCCGGAGGCGCCGGTGGTCGCGGCGCCGACGGGATCGCCGCCATCCTCGACGGGCGAGCCACCGACGGCGCCGACCGCAGCATCCAGCCCGCCCTCAACGCCCCCGGCCAAAACGGCGGCAACGGCACCAACGGCACGCTCAACGACACCGGCGCCCAAGCCGGCGGCAACGGCGGCAACGGTCAAGCCAGCCTCAGCGACGACGCCCTGACCAACGCAGTCGGCGGCAACGGCGGCAAAGGCGGCACCGGGGCAACCGGCGCCGACGGCGGCAACGGCGCCGACGGCGGATCAGCCCACGCCATCACCGGCGCCACCGCCACCGGAGGCAACGGCGGCAACGGCGCCACCGGCGGCAACGGCGTAGCCGGCTTCGCCGGAGGAAGCGGCGGCGACGGCGGCGCAGGCGGCCGCTCCGCAGTGTTCGGCGCCGCCGGCATCGGTGGTATCGGCGGCGCCGGCGGAAACGGCGGCGCAGGCACCGCCGCAGGCAACGGCGGCAACGCCGGAAACGGCGGCAACGCCACCGGAACCACCGCCGACCACACCACCATCGACAACGCCGTGACCGCCACCGGCGGCAACGGTGGCGACGGCGGCACCGGAGGAACCGGCGGCGCGGGAGGCAACGGCGGCGCAGGAGGCAACGGCGGCGCAGGAGGCAAGACCGGCATCTTCGGCCTACGTTCACCCGCCTCCGACGGCAACGGCGGCGCAGGAGGCAACGGCGGCGACAGCGGCACCGGCGGCAACGGCGGCAATGCCGGCAACGCCGGAGATGGAACCACCCAAGGCGGCAACGGCGGCAACGGCGGCAACGGCGGCGACGCCGGAACCATCGGCCAAGGCGGCCAAGGCGGCCACGGCGCCACCACCGGCGCCAACGGCACCGACGGCCGCTACGGCGGATCCGACGACGCCTTCAGCGGCAACGGCGGTAACGGAGGCAATGGCGGCAACGGCTACCTCACCGCCGACAACACCACCAGCGGAACCGGCGGCAACGCCGGCAACGGCGGCGCAGGCGGCAACATCGGCAACGGCGGAAACGGCGGCAACGGCGGCAACGGCTCAGCAGGCACCAACGGAGTCAATCCCGCCTTCAACCAGACCGGCGCCGCCACAAGAGGGACCAACGGCAAATTAAACGGAGCGCCCGACGGTAGTGGAGATGGCTCAAGCGGCACAGCCGGTGCCAATGGCAGCACCGTCGGCCAACGCGGCGGCGACGGCGGATACGGCGGAGCCGGAGAAATGACCCAGTTCTGGCCTGGAACCATCAACGGCGGCAACGGCGGTGACGGCGGTAACGGCGCCGACCACGCCAACGGCGGCATCGGTGGCCGCGGCGGCGATGCCCTCGCCGACACCGTTAACTACGGCAGCACTGCCCACGGCGGGGATGGCGGAGACGGCGGCAACGGTGGCGCGGGCGGCAACGGCGGCACCGGAGGCAACGGTGGTGATCAGGGCAGCGATTTCGGTACCGGCGGTGACGGCGGCAACGGCGGTGACGGCGCCAACGGCGGCAACGGCGGTAGGGGCGGGTACGCCCTGACACTGGGTTATCCCACCAGCGGTATCGGTAACACCGGCGGCTACGGCGGAGACGGCGGCGCGGGCGGAGACGGCGCCGCCGGAACGGCTGGAGGGGCGGGCGGAGCGGGAGGGACCGGTGGAGCCGGCGGTGTGATCCGCGGCGACGGCGGCATCGGTGGAGCCGGCGGAAACGGCGCCGCAGGTGGAAACGGCGACAGCGGCGGAAACGGCGGCAACGGCGGCAACGGCGGCGACGGGAGGGGGATTTGCGGCTGCTCCATCAGCGGTAACGGCGGCGACGGTGGGGACGGCGGAGCCGGTGGGGACGGCGGCGCAGGGGGCGCAGGCGGCGCAGGCGGCATCGCCCTCGGCGCCGGCAACGATGGCGCGCACGGTGAAGGCGGCACGGGCGGTGTAGGGGGAACCGGCGGAGCGGGCGGAAGCGGCGGAGCCAGGGGCGCTGCGGGTGAAATACCCTCGGGCGGCTATAAGGGCAGCGTCGGGAACCTAGGTCTGAACGGTGCCGACGGCAAGACCGGCGCCACCGGCTCTAACGGCTGGTCGGGTCCGCCGGCCGCCTGA